A segment of the Thermomicrobiales bacterium genome:
CCTCGATGACGTCACCGCCATGTGCTCGACCGTCAACGACAATGTCCGCACGATGGGCATGGCACTCACCTCCTGCACCGTCCCCGCCGCCGGAAAGCCAACGTTCGACCTCGCTGAGGACGAGATGGAGATCGGCATCGGTATTCACGGCGAGCCGGGTCGCCGACGCCTTCCAATCGCCCCGGCTGACGAGATTGTCGACATGCTGACGACGCCAGTCGTCGAAGATCTCGGACTGAAGACTGGCGATCGTGTGCTGGCGTTCGTCAACGGCATGGGCGGCACGCCGCTGATGGAGCTCTACATCGTCTATCGCCACCTCGACAAGATCCTGCGTGGCCAGGGCATCACGATCGCTCGCTCGCTGGTCGGCAACTACATCACGTCGCTGGAAATGGCTGGCACGTCGATCACGCTCCTGCGTGTGAACGATGAGCTGATCGATCTGTGGGACGCGCCGGTCCTGACCGCCGGTCTGCGCTGGGGTATCTGATAGTCATTCCATCCGACGAATGAGGAGACCTGATGGGCAACACCGAAGGACTGGGGCTCGCGATCGTCGAGCGCATCCAGGCGACCATGGCCGAGCACGCCGCCGAGCTGACGCAGCTTGACTCCGACATCGGCGATGGCGACCACGGCACGAACATGAACCGCGGCTTCACAGCAGCGCTGGCGAAGGTCCGGGACCTCCCGGACCAGTCGCTAGCGTCGGTGACCAAAACGGTCGCGATGACACTGATCTCCACCGTCGGCGGCGCAGCCGGCCCGTTGTATGGCACAGCCTTCCTGCGCGCATCGACGGCGCTCGGCGATGGCAACGAAGTCAGCACCGAGACGCTCGCCACAGTCATGGCGGCGGCGCTGGAGGGCGTGCAGGCGCGCGGCAAAGCCACGACCGGCGAAAAGACGATGGTCGACGCGCTCACACCGGCGGTTGAGACACTGAAGGCCGCAGCAGCAGCCGGGACCGCTCCTCGCGATGCGCTCGAGCAGGCAGTCGACGCGGCGCACGCTGGTATGGAAGCCACGACACCGATGCTGGCGACCAAGGGCCGCGCCAGCTATCTCGGAGAACGGAGCATCGGCCACCAGGACCCGGGCGCGACATCCAGCTACTACCTCCTGCGCGCCATCGCTGACGCCGTAAACGATCGCGCCGGTTAGTCACCAGCGCGACCACACGAAGGAGGCGCAATGCCGGTTGGCATTGTCATCGTGAGCCACAGCCGACAGCTCGCGGAGGGTGTTCGTGAAATGGCCGAGCAGATGGCTGGCGGCATGGTCGCTATTCGCGCCGTTGGTGGCACAGCGGACGGCGAGCTCGGCACCAACCCGGATGGCATCCGCGAGGCGCTGGCGATCGCCGACGGTGGCGACGGCATCCTCGTCCTGATGGACCTGGGCTCGGCAGTCCTTAGCGCCGAGACGGCGATCGAGCTAGCCGGCGATTCGCTGACCTCGCCAGTCATCCTCAGCGACGCCCCGCTCGTAGAGGGCGCGATCGTCGCCGCTGTCGAGGCATCCATCGGCAACAGCCTCGACGATGTCGCGGCGGCAGCGCTACGGGCCAAAGACCTGCAGAAGGTCGCGCCATAGCACAAGGATGAAATCGACATGCAGGAAGCTCGTCTGACAATTACTCACCCGGCCGGTCTCCACGCGCGCCCGGCAGCGCTGTTTGTTCGGACCGCCGCGACGTTCAAATCGGCTGTCCGTCTTACAAACCTGACTCGCAACCCGGAACGCGACGCCGATGCTAAAAGCATCCTCAGCCTGATGACGCTCGGCGTCGAGCACAACCACGAAGTGCTGATCCGCGCCGACGGCGAGGACGAAGAAGCGGCAATCGCTACACTGCGCGATCTGATTGAGGACGACTTCCACGAGGCACGGTCATGAGCAGGCAGGCGCTCAGCGGCACACCGGCAGCCGATGGCATCGCCGCCGGGACGATCTTCGTGTTCAGGCGGCACGCTCCGGAACTGGAACATGCCGACGGTCCAGTCGACGCAGCACAGGAGGCCGAGCACTTCAGCGCTGCGGTCGCTACGACGCGCAGCCGCATCGAAGCCGCGCGTACCGCGGCGGCCGAACGTGCCGGAGACGACGAAGCCGCGATCTTCGACGCTCATCTGATGTTCCTCGACGACCCGGCCTTCGTCGGCGAGATCGAGCACGCCATCAACGAACGTCCTGTCTCCGCCGACACGGCTGTCCGCGAGGTCGCCGACTCGATCGTCGCGATGTTCGAGGAGCTTGATGATGAATACCTCCGCGCCCGGGCAGCCGACGTGCGCGATGTCGCGAATCAACTCCGCGCAGCACTGAGCGGAGCCGACGACTCAGGCGCAAGCCTGCCGAACAATGCCATCGTCGTCGCTGACGAGATCTTCCCCTCCGATACTTCGACGATGGACCTGAATCGCCTCGCCGGCATCGCCACTGAACGCGGCAGCCCGACCGCCCACGTCGCGATCCTCGCGCGCGCGCTGGGCGTGCCGACCATCGTTGGCGTCGCCAATCTGCTCGCTGCGGCGGCAAATGGTCAGCTCGCCATTCTGGACGGCAGCGCCGGGACGCTTGTCCTCGATCCAACAGACTCAGAACGCGACGAAGCCGCCGCACGCATAGCGGAACAGGAAGCACAACGCCAAGCGCAGGCTGCCGACCGCGACCTACCGGTGACGACAACCGACGGCGTGCGCATTTCGCTCGAAGCCAACATCGGCGTGCCGGCCGAGGCGGAGGTGGCGCTGGCACAAGGCGCGACCGGCATCGGGCTCTTCCGCACCGAGTTTCTCTTCGTCGATCAACCGACGCTGCCGGACGAAGAGACGCAGTTCCGCGCCTACCGCCACGCCGCCGAAGTCATGGGCGAGCATCCGGTCATCATCCGCACGCTCGACGCAGGCGGCGACAAGCCGCTGCCGAGCATCACCGATCGTGGCGAGACGGAGATGAACCCGTTTCTGGGCGTGCGTGGACTGCGCCTCTGCCTGCAGCACCCCGACCTCTTCCGCAGTCAGGTGCGCGCCCTGCTGCGCGCCGCAACGGTCGGCAACCTCTGGATCATGTTCCCGATGGTCGCCAACATCGCTGATGTGCGCGATGCGCAGCAGTTCGTCGCCGCAACCGCCGCCGAGCTGACCGCCGAGGGCATCGAACACAACCCATCGCCACCGCTCGGTATCATGATCGAGATCCCCAGCGCGGCAGCCGCTATCGACCTGCTGATCGGCGAGGTCGACTTCGTCAGCATCGGCACCAACGATCTCGTCCAGTACACGCTGGCGGTCGACCGGACGAACCCGACGCTGGCGCGCCGCTACCCTGCCGATGACATCGCCGTCCTGCGCCTCATCCACAAGGTGCTGTCCACAACTAACGCTGCCGGAAAGTACGCCGGTATCTGCGGCGAGATGGCCGGCGATCCGGCGTTCATCCCGTTGCTGCTCGGTCTGGGTGCCCGCGACCTCAGCATGGGTGCCGCGCGCCTCGATGCCGCCAGCGCACTCATCCGCGCAACCAGCCTCGCCGATGCCCGACGCATGGCCGAAGAACGGTTGAATCCCACCAGTTAGTTGCACACAGCATCACATGCCTTGACATTCATATGAAGCCTACGTTATATTCAGATCATGGATGGATTCACCGTGATAGCCGAGCCAACTCGGCGCGCAATCCTCGACCGCCTGCAGGTCAACGCGTGCGATGTCAGCGCGCTGGTGCGAGAGCTGGGCCTCTCGCAGCCGCTGGTATCCAAGCATCTTCGCGTCCTACGCGACGCAGGCGTCGTTGAGGTTGAGGTCGTCGGCAAGCGCCGGGTGTATCGCCTGGCCGACGAACCGCTGCCCGACGTGCTCGACTGGGTGAAACCGTACGTCCGTCGCTGGACGGAGGGCTTCGACAAGCTTGCTGAGGCACTGGATGAGGACAGTTCATGACCAAGTCAACGATTGACAACGTAGTCGCCACCGAAATCAGCACACCGCTGGACGTATCGCTCGTTCCCGACGCCGACCGCTGG
Coding sequences within it:
- the dhaL gene encoding dihydroxyacetone kinase subunit DhaL — its product is MGNTEGLGLAIVERIQATMAEHAAELTQLDSDIGDGDHGTNMNRGFTAALAKVRDLPDQSLASVTKTVAMTLISTVGGAAGPLYGTAFLRASTALGDGNEVSTETLATVMAAALEGVQARGKATTGEKTMVDALTPAVETLKAAAAAGTAPRDALEQAVDAAHAGMEATTPMLATKGRASYLGERSIGHQDPGATSSYYLLRAIADAVNDRAG
- the dhaM gene encoding dihydroxyacetone kinase phosphoryl donor subunit DhaM, with protein sequence MPVGIVIVSHSRQLAEGVREMAEQMAGGMVAIRAVGGTADGELGTNPDGIREALAIADGGDGILVLMDLGSAVLSAETAIELAGDSLTSPVILSDAPLVEGAIVAAVEASIGNSLDDVAAAALRAKDLQKVAP
- a CDS encoding HPr family phosphocarrier protein, which produces MQEARLTITHPAGLHARPAALFVRTAATFKSAVRLTNLTRNPERDADAKSILSLMTLGVEHNHEVLIRADGEDEEAAIATLRDLIEDDFHEARS
- the ptsP gene encoding phosphoenolpyruvate--protein phosphotransferase, which gives rise to MSRQALSGTPAADGIAAGTIFVFRRHAPELEHADGPVDAAQEAEHFSAAVATTRSRIEAARTAAAERAGDDEAAIFDAHLMFLDDPAFVGEIEHAINERPVSADTAVREVADSIVAMFEELDDEYLRARAADVRDVANQLRAALSGADDSGASLPNNAIVVADEIFPSDTSTMDLNRLAGIATERGSPTAHVAILARALGVPTIVGVANLLAAAANGQLAILDGSAGTLVLDPTDSERDEAAARIAEQEAQRQAQAADRDLPVTTTDGVRISLEANIGVPAEAEVALAQGATGIGLFRTEFLFVDQPTLPDEETQFRAYRHAAEVMGEHPVIIRTLDAGGDKPLPSITDRGETEMNPFLGVRGLRLCLQHPDLFRSQVRALLRAATVGNLWIMFPMVANIADVRDAQQFVAATAAELTAEGIEHNPSPPLGIMIEIPSAAAAIDLLIGEVDFVSIGTNDLVQYTLAVDRTNPTLARRYPADDIAVLRLIHKVLSTTNAAGKYAGICGEMAGDPAFIPLLLGLGARDLSMGAARLDAASALIRATSLADARRMAEERLNPTS
- a CDS encoding metalloregulator ArsR/SmtB family transcription factor; amino-acid sequence: MIAEPTRRAILDRLQVNACDVSALVRELGLSQPLVSKHLRVLRDAGVVEVEVVGKRRVYRLADEPLPDVLDWVKPYVRRWTEGFDKLAEALDEDSS